The proteins below come from a single Papaver somniferum cultivar HN1 chromosome 11, ASM357369v1, whole genome shotgun sequence genomic window:
- the LOC113320290 gene encoding uncharacterized protein LOC113320290, producing MKKKKNRRKEKKKKIMQRENSPYCWAPVPPPSTPPPVPPAQSQYTFSAERFPAPWTGNISNQNSGMMSPTDPCLQMRPPSGALPNLKQGWAPPLAKVNNHSLAMRPPTPVSVNQGWAPPLAPVNNHSIAVRPPSPAQVNNHSLVVRPPPPAQGAWPSFPPAQMMNHGIVNNKSRPLDLGMFPPWQLSVTLPGGENRYINIPYSEGTHVIGLPLGLDVPEVIASNYKALLCMVSGMTCIINSQFLNLDRYQKNTASYWEDIVNRYRLEIQELKSAPQEAMASVSPSKKRKMSAEESSPCETKTVCITKPEHLPPPISIETPANPVPLVQESVIEEDMDETDDFPLPSVKRARGKDVPTGAALSCSDVQTEKVESVARLETTEETVDATMTSNSANCPTFDSATLTNSTPKEVTLPVVESVTGVAPTGEPFDATMTSTSANCLNVDSTTLTSSADTDITPSLVESTSVSGQVGDEWFAYVENFNIPKEYAVLYKKIYNKYGHIATKKVIKSNDAILLAAVTSLLKIARTMETARGVDLSEPLLESWEGDIKDAETLQFNVKWLREKFNRVKIYWKLALRIDKEVESRELVLDATQAKYVGLYSRKDELDSEISEVKINLRKSEAKISSQREAIREKIAQKNTFLYEPILGNLFS from the exons atgaagaaaaagaaaaatcgtcggaaggaaaagaaaaagaaaattatgcAGAGAGAAAATTCTCCATACTGCTGGGCACCAGTCCCACCACCATCTACACCACCACCAGTACCACCAGCGCAATCTCAATATACCTTTTCTGCTGAACGGTTCCCAGCACCATGGACTGGAAATATCTCTAATCAG AACAGTGGAATGATGAGTCCAACAGATCCATGTTTGCAGATGCGGCCACCAAGTGGAGCTCTTCCAAACTTGAAACAGGGATGGGCGCCGCCACTGGCTAAAGTAAATAACCATTCTCTAGCTATGAGACCACCAACCCCGGTTTCAGTAAATCAGGGATGGGCACCACCACTGGCTCCAGTAAATAACCATTCTATAGCTGTGAGACCACCATCCCCGGCTCAAGTGAATAACCATTCTCTAGTTGTGAGACCACCACCCCCGGCTCAA gGTGCCTGGCCTTCCTTTCCTCCTGCTCAGATGATGAATCATGGGATTGTAAACAACAAATCCCGTCCTTTAGATCTCGGCATGTTTCCTCCTTGGCAGCTCAGTGTTACTCTTCCTGGTGGGGAGAATCGTTATATCAATATCCCTTACTCAGAGGGTACCCATGTTATTGGTCTCCCCCTTGGTTTGGATGTTCCTGAA GTGATTGCGAGCAACTACAAAGCTTTACTATGTATGGTAAGCGGAATGACCTGCATCATAAACAGTCAATTTTTGAACTTAGATCGATACCAGAAGAATACTGCTAGTTATTGGGAGGATATTGTGAATCGCTATCGCCTTGAAATTCAGGAGTTGAAGTCGGCTCCTCAGGAGGCGATG GCTTCAGTTTCTCCATCGAAAAAGAGGAAGATGAGTGCAGAGGAATCTAGCCCCTGTGAAACAAAGACAGTTTGTATTACCAAACCTGAGCACCTGCCTCCACCAATATCCATTGAAACGCCTGCCAACCCTGTTCCCCTGGTCCAGGAATCTGTTATAGAAGAGGATATGGATGAAACGGATGACTTCCCCCTTCCTAGTGTGAAGCGTGCGCGAGGCAAAGATGTTCCTACAGGTGCAGCACTATCTTGTTCTGACGTGCAAACTGAGAAGGTTGAATCCGTTGCAAGGCTTGAGACCACCGAGGAAACTGTTGATGCTACAATGACCTCTAACTCCGCCAATTGCCCGACTTTTGACTCCGCAACATTAACTAATTCGACTCCTAAAGAAGTCACTCTTCCCGTTGTTGAATCTGTTACAGGGGTTGCGCCCACCGGGGAACCTTTTGATGCTACAATGACCTCTACCTCTGCCAATTGCCTGAATGTTGACTCCACAACTTTAACTAGTTCGGCTGATACAGATATCACTCCTTCCCTTGTAGAATCCACAAGTGTTTCCGGTCAAGTGGGAGATGAATGGTTTGCATATGTGGAGAACTTCAACATCCCAAAAGAGTACGCAGTTTTGTATAAAAAGATATATAACAAGTATGGGCATATTGCGACTAAGAAGGTCATCAAGTCCAATGATGCTATACTACTTGCAGCTGTTACTAGCTTGTTAAAAATTGCCCGTACAATGGAAACTGCGCGGGGTGTGGATTTGAGTGAACCGCTGCTAGAAAGTTGGGAAGGAGACATCAAAGATGCTGAGACATTGCAGTTCAACGTTAAGTGGCTTCGTGAGAAATTTAATAGAGTTAAAATCTATTGGAAGTTGGCTTTAAGGATAGATAAAGAAGTGGAAAGCCGTGAACTAGTATTAGATGCAACACAGGCAAAGTATGTTGGtctttattctagaaaagacgaACTCGATTCTGAAATTTCAGAGGTGAAGATCAATTTAAGAAAATCTGAAGCAAAGATTTCATCCCAGCGAGAAGCTATCCGAGAAAAGATTGCGCAGAAGAACACATTTTTGTATGAACCTATTCTGGGGAACTTGTTTAGTTGA